A region from the Leishmania panamensis strain MHOM/PA/94/PSC-1 chromosome 20 sequence genome encodes:
- a CDS encoding adaptor complex subunit medium chain 3, putative (TriTrypDB/GeneDB-style sysID: LpmP.20.2310), translated as MLSCIFLLSEDGEVMVELQFSERIPRSTLEGFWSTFIAPWKETSEAPAAIVTYGGTVFSQIHRNNVFLVGTYPSDDTALVVIEQLCLVAHVLTTYLSEVTENTIRENFSTVYQLLQEMFDYGYPLTTELFALEELVPRPTLENRVRTMLDTPLVNKVMPVGSRTAIGVGTRQVSSSFGGVPWRDPETRHSTNQILFDVVESLDCVLDSEGRCVRAALQGSIEVNCRLSGMPDMMLRLRDFDAVVDDVAFHRCVRLDRYEHDRTLCFIPPDGKFTLMKYTCKTTLPIPLPPFYVTPQVTFNATGGRFHCMAGIRGGGTGFSSVVERDKEVQRLSVCLLLPPNTSSLTVTNCSSGTTVFDRSKGTLTWSVGNLTYSATPSLGGEFLFEAEGGGSNGERGPDAAASSKLARRTTREAGVGNAAMATVTFQLPNRIMSSLCVDSVQVLNEIGRPYKGIKYITKSGKYFIRGV; from the coding sequence ATGTTGTCGTGTATTTTTTTGCTTAGTGAAGATGGCGAGGTGATGGTCGAGCTGCAATTTAGTGAGAGAATCCCGCGCTCGACGCTGGAGGGATTCTGGTCCACCTTCATAGCACCGTGGAAGGAAACCAGCGAGGCGCCAGCGGCCATTGTCACTTACGGTGGCACCGTATTTTCGCAAATCCACCGCAACAATGTATTTCTGGTCGGTACATACCCTTCGGACGATACGGCACTAGTGGTAATAGAGCAGCTCTGTCTCGTGGCCCACGTTCTCACAACATACCTTAGCGAGGTGACGGAGAATACCATTCGAGAAAACTTCTCTACCGTCTACCAGCTATTACAGGAGATGTTTGACTACGGCTACCCCCTCACCACGGAGCTCTTCGCAttggaggagctggtgcCGCGACCGACACTTGAGAACCGCGTGCGCACGATGCTAGACACACCGCTTGTGAACAAGGTGATGCCAGTGGGCAGCCGCACTGCTATTGGGGTAGGCACCCGGCAGGTGTCCAGCTCCTTCGGCGGTGTGCCGTGGCGGGACCCAGAGACGCGTCACAGCACGAATCAAATACTCTTTGACGTGGTGGAGTCGCTGGACTGCGTGTTGGACAGCGAGGGCCGCTGCGTCAGGGCCGCTTTGCAGGGGAGCATCGAGGTGAATTGCCGGCTTAGCGGCATGCCTGACATGATGCTGCGCCTGCGGGATTTCGACGCCGTTGTGGACGACGTAGCTTTTCATCGATGCGTTCGTCTGGATCGCTACGAGCACGATCGCACACTCTGCTTCATTCCTCCCGATGGAAAGTTCACGCTGATGAAGTACACCTGCAAAACTACCCTGCCGataccgctgccaccgtttTACGTGACGCCGCAGGTCACTTTTAACGCCACGGGTGGCCGCTTCCACTGTATGGCAGGCAtccgcggtggtggcacgGGTTTCTCTTCTGTGGTGGAGAGGGAtaaggaggtgcagcggctgtcGGTGTgtctcctgctgccgccaaACACGTCATCGCTCACTGTGACGAACTGCTCAAGCGGCACAACCGTTTTCGACCGCTCCAAGGGGACGCTCACGTGGAGCGTGGGCAACTTAACGTATTCCGCAACGCCGTCTCTTGGCGGCGAGTTCTTATTCGAAGCggagggtggtggcagcaaTGGTGAGCGAGGGCCTGATGCCGCGGCATCATCGAAGCTGGCACGGAGAACAACCCGTGAGGCCGGAGTTGGAAACGCCGCCATGGCCACCGTGACCTTCCAGCTGCCGAACCGAATCATGAGTAGCCTTTGTGTAGACTCGGTGCAGGTTTTGAATGAGATCGGCAGGCCATACAAAGGGATCAAGTATATAACGAAGTCTGGCAAGTACTTCATCCGAGGTGTATGA
- a CDS encoding acyl-CoA binding protein, putative (TriTrypDB/GeneDB-style sysID: LpmP.20.2320) — protein sequence MSADELERYSKLVSNQRSKLSIPQKMEMYGLWRVATQGKCTLKQPSRTNLLQYRKWTAWKKYEHLTQQDARELFVEKAKAIIKKSPSKL from the coding sequence ATGTCTGCCGACGAGTTGGAGCGATACTCGAAGTTAGTCTCCAACCAGCGGTCAAAACTGTCAATTCCGCAGAAGATGGAGATGTATGGACTTTGGCGTGTGGCGACCCAGGGTAAATGCACGCTCAAGCAGCCGTCCCGCACGAACTTGCTGCAGTACCGCAAGTGGACTGCGTGGAAGAAGTACGAGCACCTTACTCAGCAAGACGCCCGCGAGCTCTTTGTTGAGAAGGCAAAGGCTATCATTAAAAAGAGTCCGTCCAAGCTGTGA
- a CDS encoding ATP-dependent DNA helicase, putative (TriTrypDB/GeneDB-style sysID: LpmP.20.2330) → MAEGPIRTAEARDLTRVERVGTHSHIRGLGLDDTLEARVSSQGMVGQMEARRAAGVVVQMVKKGKIAGRCVLLAGGPGSGKTAIAMAMAQSLGPETPFTMIAGSEIFSLEMSKTEALTQAFRRSIGVHIKEETEMIEGEVVEVTIDRPSTNPAEAHQRTGQLVLKTSDMESTFDLGQKMIESLQKERVQVGDVITIDKATGRINKLGRSFVHSKDFDAMSANTRFVQTPEGELSKRKEVVHTVTLHEVDVINSRQQGFLALFAGDTGEIKPEVREQIDQRVAEWREEGKGEIVPGVLFIDEVHMLDIECFSWLNRALESPLAPVVIVASNRGISRIRGTQYKSPHGIPIDLLDRMMIITTNPYSQEELAKIINIRCEEEDVELTEDAFALLTTLGQKTSLRYVLQLITTANMVAQKRKSSTVSVNDIKKVYLLFIDLRRSVELLQDHEKDFLFGEEDAHVENSTRPRVGDDEEDRGTEERVR, encoded by the coding sequence ATGGCGGAGGGCCCCATTCGCACTGCGGAGGCTCGCGACCTCACCCGAGTGGAGCGTGTTGGCACACACTCCCACATTCGCGGCCTCGGCCTCGATGACACGCTCGAGGCACGCGTTTCAAGTCAGGGTATGGTGGGTCAGATGGAGGCCCGGCGCGCGGCTGGCGTGGTTGTGCAGAtggtgaagaagggaaagatCGCCGGTCGATGTGTGTTGCTGGCTGGCGGGCCGGGGTCTGGCAAGACGGCCATTGCGATGGCCATGGCGCAGTCTCTTGGCCCCGAGACGCCTTTCACCATGATCGCTGGTAGCGAGATCTTTTCTCTTGAGATGTCCAAGACAGAAGCACTGACGCAGGCGTTCCGTCGCAGCATCGGCGTGCACATCAAGGAAGAGACGGAGATGAtcgagggagaggtggtggaggtgaccATTGATCGCCCCTCCACGAATCCCGCCGAGGCCCACCAGCGCACCGGCCAGCTGGTGCTTAAGACGTCCGACATGGAGTCTACCTTTGACCTGGGGCAGAAGATGATTGAGAGCttgcagaaggagagggtCCAAGTAGGCGATGTCATCACGATCGACAAGGCCACCGGTCGCATCAACAAGCTAGGCCGCAGTTTTGTGCATAGCAAGGATTTTGATGCCATGTCCGCGAACACGCGCTTCGTGCAGACACCGGAGGGGGAGTTGTCAAAGCgcaaggaggtggtgcacacCGTGACGTTGCACGAGGTGGACGTGATCAACTCTCGCCAGCAGGGattcctcgctctctttgccGGTGACACCGGTGAGATCAAGCCCGAGGTGCGCGAGCAGATTGATCAGCGTGTCGCTGAGTGGCGGGAGGAGGGTAAGGGTGAGATTGTTCCCGGTGTGCTCTTCATCGACGAGGTGCACATGCTCGATATCGAGTGTTTCTCGTGGTTGAACCGTGCCCTGGAAAGCCCGTTGGCGCCGGTGGTGATCGTCGCGTCGAATCGTGGCATTTCGCGGATCCGTGGTACCCAGTACAAGTCGCCGCACGGCATCCCGATTGATTTGCTGGATCGCATGATGATTATCACGACAAACCCCTATTCGCAGGAGGAGCTCGCTAAGATTATTAACATTCggtgcgaggaggaggatgtggaGCTGACAGAGGACGCCTTTGCTCTTCTGACGACTCTCGGCCAGAAGACGTCGCTGCGctacgtgctgcagctcatcaCGACAGCGAACATGGTCGCACAGAAGCGCAAGTCGTCGACAGTCTCGGTGAATGACATTAAGAAGGTATACCTTCTCTTCATCGACCTCCGCCGCAgtgtggagctgctgcaggatcACGAGAAGGACTTTCTTtttggcgaggaggatgcgCACGTGGAAAACTCGACTCGTCCGCGCGTAggggacgacgaggaggaccgCGGCACCGAGGAGAGAGTGCGGTaa